The nucleotide window CTGCATGGGCAACGCGAGCGAGATGACCTCTCCGATGAAGCGATCGAGCCTGATTTCCTGCCCGCGGAACCAACCCGTCTCCGCCTCGTCGCCCAGGTACACGCCATCGCTGGAGAGAGCTTCGGCGCCCTCGGGATCTGCAGGAACTCTGGCTCCGGCGGGCTCCAGCACGAGGCGGAAGGGCTCGCGGACCGGCGCACGATAGCGGCGGAGGCATCGGCTGCATCCGAGCTCGACCTCGCCGCGCACGCTCCCCTCGACCAGCACGTCCGCCGCCGCCCGATACGCCCGCCCCTCGATCGCGAGCGCCTCGCTCAGCCCCTCCCGCGGCGCCGCACCCCCCGCAAACCGCTCCCGAAACCACTGCGGCGTGGCCGTGAACTGAAACGCGACGGGCGTCTCGGTCAGCGAATCGATGGCGAGCTTCATGGCGGTTCTACCTAGCTACCTGCTCGAAACGAAGGTGAGCGGACCAACCCCGATCCCCAGCAAGCCGACCGAGCGAGCGACAGCTCGCTCAGTCGGCGCGCAGCGAGGCGGTCAACTCGTGATGCCACGATTCACCCAAACAGAGCCGAGCGAAGCCCACGAAGAACTGGATCCCCGACGAGGATTCGAACCTCGACTAGCAGAGTCAGAATCTGCGGTCCTACCGTTAGACGATCGGGGAACAGGCGGCGCAGAATAAGCCTTCGGAACGACCGCGCGAGGGGCTTTAGGCTGGCTTTCTCGCGCTCACGACCCAGATCGCGCTGCCCAGCTCCACCTTGCCCCCTCGCGCGTGAGGCGCGATGGCGGCTTTGATCGCCTCGGTGCACTTCGCGCGCAGCTCGTCGCCGCCGCCGGCTTCGCGGATGGCGCGGCTCGCGGGGCCGAGGTCCGTGAGGAATGCCGCAGCCTCGTCGACTCCGCCGAAGGCCATCGGCAGCGACTCGCTGCGGAGCTCGATCTCGCGAAGGCCCGCTTCGCCGAGGATCCCGCGCACGCGCTCGGGGTCGCCGAACGCGAAGGGACCGGGCGCGCCGGGCGGAGGAGGCGGCGGCAGCGTGAGCACGCCAGCCAGCGCGCTCATCGGCGCCGCGACCCAGAGGTTATGCGCCACGGGCTGCCAGCACGCGAACACGACGCGCCCGCCGGGCCGCAGCGCGCGCGCGAGGTTCGTGAAGGCCGCGCCAGGCGCCTCGAAGAACATCACGCCGAAGCGCGAGAAGAGCGCGTCGAAGGCGCCCGCCGCAAGCGCGTGCGTCTGCGCGTCGGCGAGCTCGAACGTGGTACTGGTCAGGCCCGCAGCCGCCGCGCGCTCGCGGGCCCGCGCGAGCATCGGGGCGGAGATGTCGACGCCGAGCACGCGCCCGCTCGCGCCGACCGCGCGCGCGATCGCGAGCGCGGTGTCGCCGCAGCCGCAGCCGACATCGAGCACACGCTCGCCCGGCTGCGCCGCGAGCACGCGCAGCGCGCGCTCGCCGTGCGCGCCGATCTGCACATCCATGCGCTCCTGCATCGCGACCCAGATGGGGCCCGCCTGCTCGTTCCAGTAGGCGCGTTGCTCAGCGTTCGTCTCGGCCATGTCCCCTCCGCGCTCGGCGCGAAGGCGCGACGGTAACTGCGCGGGCGCCGCGATGTCGCTCTCGCGACCGCGCGCTCAGCCTCGACTTCGCTGCCGGCGTTCGCGCTCGAGCTTCTCGAGCATCCGCTGTGCGCCGCCAGAGAGATCGCGAACTGCGAGAAACCGGAAGATCGCCTCGGCGCGTTCGCTTTGTCCGCGGGCGGCGAAGGCGATGCCCAGCTCGCGCGCCAGATCGAGATCGCGTGCGGCGGGGCCCGCTTGCGCCGCGTGCGCCGCGAGCAGCTCGTCGTCGCCGAGTCGAGCCGCGTGGATCGCGAGGAGCATGTGCAGCCGGCTCTCGTCGCCCTGGCCGTCTTCGAGACCGCTCTGAAAACAGTCGAGCGCGCGCTCGTACTCGCGAACGGACTCCCAGGCGCGTCCGCACGCCTCGTACGCGCGTGTGCTCCGGCCTCCCGCGTCGAGGCCAGCACGCGCGAGCGCTTCGAGCTCCTCGATGGGCGCTCCGATCGCGCGCTTCACAAACAACGCGAAGTGGGCCTCGGGCAGCGCAGGGTCGAGCGCGCGCGCGCGCTCGAAGGCCGCGACCGCGCCCCGGAGATCTCCGTTCACACGCCTCGCTTCACCGAGCAAAGCCTGCGCGCTCGGGTTGCTCGGAGCGCGCTGTGCCGCCGCCTCGGCGACGGCGAGCGCCTCGGCGCTGCGCCCGCGCAGCGCGTGGATGCGCCAGAGGTTCTGCGCGAGCACGATGCTGTTCGGCAGCTTCGCGAGCCCGAGCCTCGCCACCTGTTCGGCTTCTTCGAGGCGTCCGAGGGAGAGGAGTCCGGTCGAAGCGAGCTCGAGCTCCGCGTACTGCACCACATCCTTCGGGTCCGGAGCGTTCGCGCTCTCGGACGCTTCGGCCGCACGCGGAACGACGTAGCCGAGCGCCTCGATTTGCGCGCGCGTCTCGGCGTCGAGCGGGGCTGCGACGCTCGCCTTGGCCTCGCTCATCAGGTCGGAGATCTGCCTTCGCGCCTCGGCGACTCGCTCGAGCTGCGCTGGGTCCTGCGTCGGCAGCAGGTTTCGCTGCTCGCGCGGGTCGACGTCGAGCGCGTAGAGCTCGGGGCGCGGCGCTTCGATGAAGCGGAAGCGCGCCGTCCGAATCGCGTGCAGCGGCGCCCAGCCGTGATCGAGCTGACCCGCGAGCGCCTCGGAGTACGCCCAGCCCGCCCCGCCGCTCTCGCTGCGCGCCAACTGCAGGAGGTCGCCCACCTGCGCGCGCGGCAGCGGCGCGAGGCCCGCGCGCGCGAGCAGCGTTTGCGCCGCCCCCGCGTTGGAGACGACTTCGTCGACGCGTACGCCCGCCGGCACGCCGGGGCCCGCGAGAATGAACGGCACGTGCGTGACGCCTTCGTACACGAGATACGAGTGCGTTCCCTCACCGTGCTCGCCCAGACTCTCGCCATGGTCAGACGTGATGAGAACGACCGTGTTCTCGAAACGCTTCGACCCTCGCAGCGCATCGAGCAGCCTTCCGACCTGCGCATCTACGAATGCGATCTCGCCCGAGTACGGGTCTCCCGCGTGCCGCGACGCGAACGGCTCCGGCGGCGAGTACGTGAAGTGCGGGTCGTAGTAGTGCACCCAAGCGAAGAACGGCCGGTCGATCTGCGCCAGCCACGCAATCGCTTTGTCCGAGACTTCGTTCCCCGGCAACTCGTACGTCCCGCCCGAAACGGCGCTTCGCCGAGACATGTGGTCGTCGTAGACGTCAAAGCCGCGATCGAGACCGAACATGCCGTCGAGCACGGCGGCGGCCACGAACGCGCCGGTGGCGTAGCCAACCGCCTGAAAGCGCTGGGCAACCGTTTCGGCGTCGGGTGCGAGCTTGTGGACGCCGTTGTGCCGCACGCCGTGCGCCGGCGGATACACCCCTGTCAGGATCGAGGTGTGCGAGGGCAGCGTCGTGGGAACGGTCGCGATCGCATTCGTGAAGGAGGTTCCCGAAGCGGCGAGCTGATCGAGCGCGGGAGTGAGGCTCGTGCGTTCGCCGCGCGGGCCGACGTGATCCGCGCGCAGCGTGTCGATCGTGATGAGCAGAACGTTCGGCGCGCCGTCGCGCGGCCGCGCGACTTCGATCTGATTGCAGCCCGCCAGCGCGATGAGCGCCGCGACGCGAATCGCGCGGCGCCAGCGGGCGCGCGCGTGAGCGGTCTCGAGCCGCCGGCCTCTCTCCATGAAGCACCGCTTCGGTGCGTTGCGGCGCGGAGTTGAGAGCCCGACTGCGCGTCAGTGAGAGGTCGAGAGCAGGCCCGCCGCGATCGCGGCGAGCGAGATCGCGGGCGCGAACCCGAACGGCGCGGCTTCGCGCCGGAACAACAGCGGCGCGAGCCCGAACGCGAGGCCGATCAGCGCGGCGAGAACGATGCTGTAGAGCACGCCGATCGGCCCGAGGAACGCGCCGACGGCTGCCATCAACTTCACGTCGCCGAAGCCGAGGCCCGGGAACCAGGTCCAGTAGTCGAGCGATGCGGGCTTCGGCAGCACTTCGCCATCGCCGGGCCAGTGCTCGAACTTCCGCCCGAGGGCGACGGATACGCGCGCATGCGCGAATCCGACGAGCCAGAGGAAGCCGCCGCCGAGCGCGGCGCCCAAGCCGGAATGCACGAGCGCGTCCGTGTACGCCGCGCCGAGCTGCCAGTGTGCGAGCGGAACGGCACCGAGGCCGAGCGCGAGGCCGCCGAGCGAGATCGAGTCGGGGATCCAGCGCTCGTCGAAGTCGATGCCCGCCGCGACGACGAGGCCGGAGCCGAACATCCACCAGAGTGGCGTCAACCACGTCGCGCCGTAGCGCCACGCGATCAGCACGAACAGCGCGCCCGTCGCGAGCTCGACGAGCGGATAGCGGGGCGAGATTGCGGCGCTGCACTTTCGGCAGCGCCCGCGCAGCGCGAGCCACGACAACACCGGCACGTTGTCGAGCGCCGTGATCTCGTGCTTGCACGAGGGGCAGCGCGAGCGCGGGCGCACGACGGATTCGCCGCGCGGCACGCGATGGATCACCACGTTCAGGAACGAGCCGACCAGCAGGCCGAGCAGGCCGACGAGCGCGAAGCCCGCCGGCAGAAGCGTCGCGGTGGAGCTCGGAGGCATCTCGCGCGCGAAGCTATCGGAAGTCGCGCCGCTCGAACGTCATCACCGCGACGAGCAGGAAGCCGAACACCCAAGCGAGGCCCATCACCGCGGCCCACGCCGTCTCGGTGGGAGGAATCGGCAGCTGGTGCGCCGCCTCGATCGTGCGGTTGAACGCCTCGAGGTCGGGCAGCAGGCGCTTCACCCACAGCGAGAAGGTTTGTGTCGCCTCCGAGCTCGACGCTCTCCCGATCGCGTAGAGGTCGCGCGTCATGTGGCCGATCAGATAGATGCCGAGCGAGTAACAACCCGCGAGGAACGGCGTGGCGAACGACGAGAACATCGTCGCGAAGGCCACCACCACGGCGAACTCGATCGCGATCAGACCGAGCGCAGTCGCGTGGCCGGAGTCGAGCGGCGCGCTCGACGCGAGCGACATGCCGACGAACCACACGATCATCACCGCGAGCAGCATCCAGAGCGTGGCGACCAGGCCGAGGTACTTGCCCGCGATGAAGGCGCTGCGATCCACCGGCTTCGAGAGGATCGTGAAGATCGTGCGGCGGTCGACCTCGCGGTGCACCAGGCCGACGCCGACGAAGATCGCGATCGCGGCGCCGAAGAAGCGGATCGCGGCGAAGCTCACGTCTTGCAGGATGCGATCGCGCTCGACGTACGAGAGCGTCGAGAGCGCCGCGCTGGTGCCGATCAGCAGCAGCGCGAAAAAGAGCAGCACGTAGAGCACCTTGCTGCGAATCGCGTCGCGCCAGGTGTTGCCCGCGATCGCGAGCGTCGCGCTCAGCCACCTCATTTCGCGCCTCCCGGGATCTTGCCGGCCACGGCGTCGAGGAACAGCGACTCGAGATCCGCGCGCACGGGCTCCAGCTCTTCGAGGATCGCACCGCGCGCGAGCGCGACCTGCACGAGCTCGCTCACGTGCTTGTGCGCGACGCGCAGCGTGACGCGCTCGCCGCGGCCCGAGAGCTTCGCCTCGAAGCGCGACTCCGCCTCCTCCGCGAGCTCGGGCGAGAGCGCGGAGAAAGTCGCCTCGACCTCGCGCTCGCCGCTCGGCAGCGCGCCGTCGAGGACGCCCTGATAAGCGATGCGGCCCTGCACGATGATCGCGACGCGATCGCACAGCGACTCCACGTCCGAGAGGATGTGCGTGTTCATGAAGATCGTCTTGCCGCCGGCGGAGAGCTGCGCGACGAGGTCGCGGATCTCCTTGCGGCCGACGGGATCGAGCCCGCTCATCGGCTCGTCGAGGAACACGACGCTCGGATCGTGCACGATCGCCTGCGCGATGCCGATGCGCTGGAGCATGCCCTTCGAGTACGTGCGCAGCCGCGCGTCGGCGGCATGCGCGAGGCCGACCTGCGCGAGCACTTCGCGCACGCGCTCGCGGCGGCGCTGCGCCGGCACCGCGCACAGCTTCGCGTAGAAGTCGAGAATCTCGGCGCCGGTCAGGAAGTCGTAGAAGTACGGCGCCTCGGGTGCGAAGCCGATGTGCTCGCGGAAGGCGGTCTCGCGCACGTCGTGGCCGAGAATGCTCGCCTCGCCCGCCGTCGCGCGAATCAGACCCATCAGGATCTTCAGCGTCGTGGTCTTGCCGGCGCCGTTCGGTCCGATGAAGCCGAACAGCTCGCCGCGCTTCACCTCGAGATCGATGCCGTGCAGCACGCGCTTCTTGCGCAAGCCGAGGCCCGGCCGGAAGTCCTTAACGAGTCCGGAAACCCGGACGACCGTCTCCCGCTCCATCCCCTCTGCCCCTCACTTCGCCGACTCGCGCTCGCGCGCGAGCGTTCCCCTGAGCCGGTAGCGGTATCGGATGCCCGCCGAAACGATTTCACCGGTTTCTTCGCTGATCTCCCAGCCGCTCTCATAGGGATCCGCGGGCAGATTGCGAAGCACTCGCCCGGAGACGAGATCGTCCACCCGCGAGATGTCGCGCTTGAAGATCCGCACGTACTCCGCGCGAGCCGCGTCGAGGAACCTCGCGCGACGCTCGGTCTCGATCTCTTGGAGCGCCGCGGTGTAGTGCAAGCGCTCGCGCTCTTCCGTCGCGTTCTCGAGCAGCTCCTGCACGAACGCCGCCGCGGCGTCCAGCCCGGCGCCCTGCGACTCGAGGCGCGCCGCGAGGCGCCCGAGGTACGGCGGCGCATCTTCGAGCGCGACCGCTCGCTTCAGCGCGGCGGCCGCAGCGGCCTGGTCGTCGAGGTAGTAGAAGTGGTTGAAGCCGAGATAGAAGTAGTGCCGCCAGTCGTCCGGATGAATCATGATCGCGCGCTCGAGCAGCTCGTTGCCCTTGCGCACGGCGTCATCGTCGTCGATCAGCCACACCGCGGCGAAGCGATAGGCGTGGTCGACGTAGGGATCGAGGGTCGTCACGACGTCGATCAGCGCGCCGAGCGTGCCGTTCCGGCCCGAAGCTCCGTGCTCGCTGCCGACGATCTGTACGGCGCGGAGCCAGTAGAGATCGGCGAGCGCGGCGTGGAAGCCGAAGGCGGTCGCCCGCGCGGTCTGCGGATCGGGAACGAATTCGTCCCCACTCGCTTGCTGGGGGTCGTCCGGGAGTTTCGCGTCAGAGAGTGCGATCGCGGCGGCGGCCGCGACGCCGAGTGCGCAGCGGAGAAGAAACACCGGAGCGCGTCTCAGTAGTCGTCTGTGGGGCCGAGCTTCGGCCAGACCGCGACCTGGTCGTAAATCGGGTTGCCTCCGCCGTCGAGAGGCGGGAACCAGCCCGTGATGTTGGTCGGGCACGGCGCGCCGGTGGCGTTGTCGGCATGGAAGTAACCGATGCCGCCGGGCCACAGATCGCCATCGAGGTTCGAGTAGGCGACGATCGTGAAGCACGTCGTGCACGGGCACTCGGCGTTGGAGTCGAAGTCGTAGCGGTATCGAACGTCGCCCTCGGGTCTCCACCCGAGCTGAGAGAAGGCGGCCGTCGATCCCGGGGTCCACGCCGTCGGAATCGGATTGATCGGGGGCGGCGGCCAACCGGCGCCCGGGACCGTGGGAACGTTGCCGGTTTCGCCAAAGAACGCCTTGGCGGTCTTCGAGAGCGCCTCGAGGTTCGTCAGTCCTTCGGCGCGCTTCGCGCGCAGCTGCTGCCCGCGCAGAATCGGGATTGCGACCGTCGCCAGGGTGCCGATCACGGCCACCACGACAATCAGCTCGATCAGCGTGAAACCGCGATCTCTCCGCATCTTCATCGCCTCCCCTCTCATCGCTCGAGCCCCCGCGCGCCGATCGGCGCTGCGGGAGGAAGGAAGCCTGGGGACCGGAGCAAGCTCCGATCCCCAGGCGGGCACTAAGCGCGAACTAGAACACGTTGTTCGCTTCGCACACCGAGACCTGACCCTGCGCAGAAGCGGCGCAGAGCGGGCCCGGGCCAGCCATCGTCGCACCCGGGTTCGCGACGTCCTTGCCGACGATCCACTCAGCCGTGGTGCCGTCGAAGTCGATGTCCGACGTCGCCGTCGCCAGGTAGTCCGTGGTCGCGCCCGACACGACGTCGTACACGAAGTACACGTTGCCTTCGGGTGCCCAGCCGATCGTGTCGAAGCCGAGCGCCGGCAGCGTCCACGTCACCTTCTGGTTGTCCGGTGCCGGGCGGGGATGAGCGACCGCGCCGACGTACGTATCCAGCTCGGCCGCGTAGCTCTCCTCGGCGGTGCGGATACCGGCGAGGTTCGTCTTGCCCTCGCTCGTCTTCGAGCGGAGCTGGAACTGCAGGAAGTTCGGGATGGCGATCGCCGCCAGGATCCCGATGATGGCCACCACGATCATCAGCTCGATGAGCGTGAAGCCACCCTTGCGCGAGTGAAGCTTTCGCATTTGGGGTAGTTCTCACTTTGCGTCCGAGGAGGCTTCACACGGCGACTTGCCGGGATCGACTTCGCTCGGATTGGCGTTGCGCGGGACCGGAGCAACCGACGTGCCAGCGGTTCTGCGTGACGCATGGCATCGGCAGGCGAGTGCCGCAGCTGTAGGCGCGATCACTCGATCGGGCGCTGCGGCCGGCGACGCCGCGACTGCTGTGTTTGCGCGCACAGTGACGCGCGCCGGCGGCAGGGTGACGAAACGCGGCGCTCGAGGCGGGGCGGAATCGCGAGTGCCCGCGGCAACCGTGTGCGCCAGAGACACGAACGGGGCCAGAGCGTGAGCCCCGGCCCCGCCTCGGGACGCGCTGCACGATCGGGCGCGCCCCGCGAGCCTCCTCTCAGTACACGTTGTTCGGCGTGCAGAGCGCGACTTGGCCCGGCCCCCCGCAGCCGCCCGGAGGAACACCGTTCGTCGACTGACCTACGTCGAAGATGCGGGTGTTGTTGTCGTCGTCGAGATCGCTCTTCGCCGTCGCGAGGAACATGTTCGCGCCAGTGACGACGGTGTAGTTGAAGCGAACCTCTCCTTCGGGCGAGAAGCCGAGCTGGTCGAAGCCCGGTGCGATGGCGGGCCACGGAGCCGTCGTTCCGCCGAGAGCAGCGTCCGCCCGAGGCAACACGGCCGCGGCCACGTAGACATCGGCGGCGGCGCGGTAGGTCTCCTCCGCGGCGCGGATCGCGGCGAGATTCATCGCGCCCTCCGCGGTTTTCGAGCGGAGTTGGAACTGGAGGAAGCTCGGAATCGCGATCGCCGCGAGAGTCCCGACGATGGCGACGACGATCATCAGCTCGATCAGCGTGAAGCCTCCCGCCTGGTCGTGTCGGCGCATGGCGAGCCATCCCTACTGGTTGAGAGTCGACTCCCGAGGAGCAACTCGCGTGCCGACCGCTCAGCGATGCGCAGCTGCAGCGCGCGACCGCGCGCAGCGGCTCTCGCCTTCGCGGTCCTCCGCTCCGTTCGATCGCGCTCTTGCAGTGACGATTTCGGTCGCAGCGGCGCTTTCGCCGCCAAAACGTGGCCGCTAGCGTGCGCGCCCTTCGCTCCCTTCGTCTAGTGGCCTAGGACGTGGCCCTCTCAAGGCCGAAACATGGGTTCGACTCCCATAGGGAGCGCCACCACCGGCGCGCGGGCGGCCAAAGGGGATCAGCGGCGGCCGCGCGCCGCCCGCCGCATCCGCCAAGCACGAGGCTCGCGACAACGACATGGCCGACTTCGCGTTCGCTTTCCTTGATTGCGAGTTCGGCGGCCTCGACCCCGAGCTGCACGACATCACCGAGATTGGCGTGATCTTGACGGACGACCGCCTCGCCGAGTCGGTGGAGCGCGAGTGGAAGGTGATCGCGCGCGCCGAGCGCATCACGCCGTCCTCGATCGAGATCTCCGGCTACGACGCTGCCGTGTGGGCGAAGGAGGCGGTGCCGGTCCGCCAGGCGCTGACGGAGCTCGCCGCGATGCTGCCCAAGAACTGCAAGATCGTTCCAGCAGGTCAGAACGTGCGCATGGATGTCGCGTTTCTCGAGCGCGCGTACAAGAACTGCGGGATCGCGTGGCCGTTCGACTACCACGTGATCGATCTCGCGACGCTCTTCTACGCCTGGTCGCTCGTGGCGGGAGAGAAGGTGGAGGCGCTCTCACTGCGGCAGGCCGCGACCCGCGCGGGGCTCGCGCAGAACAAGGTCGCTCACCGCGCGCTCGCGGACGCACGCCTCACGCTCGAGACGTTCCGGCACTACGTCGGCCGGCTCTCGCTGCGCGAGCTGCGCGAAGAGGCGCCGCTACCGCTCTGAGGTCCGCTCGGCTCGCTGGTCGCGTAGCTGCGCCACTTCGCGACGGCGCTGCGGTCGATCCAGCCGAGCAGCGCGACTGCCACGCGCGCGAACAGGCTGCCCGGCGCGAACACGAGCGCGGAGCCGAAGTCGAGCAGCACGGGCGCGCCGTCCTCGCCCACGAGCACGTTGCCCTGGTGGCGCAGATCGAGGTGCACGACTCCGCACGCGTGCATCTCGGCGACCGCGGCTTCGAGCCGCGCGAAGAACTCCGGCGGCGTCTCGCGCGCGACGCTGCGCGAGAGCTTTGCGCCCGCGCGGTGCTCCACCGCGAACGCGAGCGCGTCGACGGCCCCGACGTAGCGCGGCACCGCCGCGTGCCCCGCCAGCGCGCGCCACGCCCGCTGCTCGCGGCGCGTGATCCAGCGCCCGAGCGTCGCGCGCACGAGCGCGCTGCGCGGCGCGAAGTCCTTCACCACGGCCCGCGCGCCCCCGAGCTCCCATGACGACACGTCGGGGTTCGCGAAGCCGCCGCGGCTCAGCAGCTGCGCGCTCGCGAGCTCGGCGCGCGTCGGGGCGCGCGGCGGAAGCGCGGGCTGCATCGGCATGGCGCGCATTCTCGGCGCACTGAGCGCGCGCCGCGACCTCGGGCCGCCGCTCGCTAGTGGTCGCGCTTTCGCCGCGACGGGTCGCCGTACTGCTCCTGCACCAGCGCCCACAAATCCTCGCGCAGCTCCTCGCGAAACTCGGGGCGCGCGTCATTCGGGTAGAGGTCGCCCTCGAGGAAGTCGGCCAGCTCCTCGGTCGTGAACTCCGCCGCGATCTCTCGCGCCGCGCCCGGGCGTCGGCTGCGAAGGCGAGAGAAGCGCTCGCTGATGCGCGCGAAGAGCGCCCACCTCATTCATCGCCCCCCTCGATCTCGGCCGCGTCGAACAACATGCGCTTGGCGCGATACAGCCCGGAACGAACTGCGTCGGCCGAGCGCTGCGTCCGGCGCGAGATCTCTTCGATCGTCAAGTCTTCGAGATGACGTAACCGAAACGCATCGAGCTGACAGGGAGCGAGCGTCCCCATGCGCCGCTCGATCTCGGCGCTGAGCCGCTCTTCGCGCACTCGCTCCTCCGGCGTGAACGTCCACTCGGGCGAAGCCGGCAGCACCGCAACGCCGCGCAGCATCCGCTCCTCCTTCGCGCTCTCTGCCTGCTGACGACGCACGTAGCTGAGCGCCGTGTTGCGAGCGATGCCGTAGATCCACGAAAGCGGCGACGAGCTATCTCCGTACCCCGACGCGGAGCGGAAGACCGCGGTGAACACTTCCTGCGTGAGCTCTTCGGCGTCGGCGCGGCTGCGCACGCGCAGTGCGAGGTAGCTGTAGATGCGAGCGAAGTAGCGGTCGTAGAGCACGTTGAAGTGCGCCTCGCTACCGGCTCTCAGCCCGTCGAACAGCGCTTCGTCGCCGAGGGCCACGAGGCTCTCCGCGCAATCGCTCCGCGCGGCCACGCGCTCACGAGCGCCTGGCTTCCGACCTGCCACGACTCGAGTCCCCCAGGCGAGCCGCGTCCCTGGCGCGGCTCTCCGCGCAGGAAGTGGTACGGGAGGGGCAGAAGTGGCACAGAAAGGTGCAACTCGTGCTCACGGAACGATCTCGTGAGCGTGGGTCGCTACGCGCGCAGCACCTGCTCGAGTCCCGGCGCGGCCTGCGCGATCGCGCGCCGCATGCGGTAGAGGTTGGCCTTCACGGCGTCCTCTGACTTGCCGAGCGCCTCCGCGATCGAGCGAATCGACTGCCGGCGCAGGTGCTTCAGGTGGAAGATTCGGCGCTGAAGCGGAGTCAGGCGGTGCTCGATCGCCTCTTCGCACTGCGGCAGAAGGATGCGCGCCTGGACCTGCTCGTCGGCGGGAGCATCGGGCGACGCGGCGTGGAAGGTCTCGGGATCGATCGACTCCATCCACGGCCGGGCGCCCCTGAAGCGGCGGTTCACCTTGTTGCGCGCAATCCCGAAAATCCAAACGAGCAGGCTGGAGTTGCCCTGGTAGCTGCGCAGCGCGCGAAACACCGTGACGAACACTTCCTGCGTCACGTCCTCCGCCTCGCCGGCGTCGCGCATGCGCTTCAGCGCGAAGCGGTACACGCGCGGGAAGTAGGCCTCGTAGAGCATCTCGAAGTGCGCGCGGCTGCCCGCGAGGATGTGCGCGACGAGCTCACTGTCGCTTTCCCACGCGACGTTGCGTCGGCGGCTCGGGCGCGAAGGCGCAGCGCTCCGCTTCGGGGTCGCGGAGCGATTCGTGGACGAGCTCGGGGAGCGCTCGGGGCTTTCGGAGGTGAACAAGGGGGTACTCCCTGGCGGGTGGGGGCTTCTCTGGGGGGTGGGGACGTCGTCCCGGGGAGATGCGGGAGCAACGGTCGTGCCAGCTGCGCACCATACGCTTCCTGCAAGACCTTTTGCGTGCAATCTCAATGAGCTTGGTGACTGAAACGCACGAACCTGTTCCCTACGCATGACTTTTCGGGTGTGAAACGCCGTTCCGCAGGGAGTGAACGCGCCTTCGTCGTGGGGTGCGCCAGAGCGTCTCACGCGAGAAGCCTCGAGCGCTGTGAGGCAATTCGCAGCGCGAAACGGGTCAGACGCGTGACCGAACCGCCGCCATCGCGGCCAATTAGGGTCTGGCACGAAGTGGCCGCGATCGGCGCTCGGCTAGATGCGGCCCGGCGCGATCCACCAGCGCTCGCCGACGCGCTCCCACTTGTCCTCGCGCACGAGGTCGACGTCGGTCCAGCGCAGCGGGCGGCTGTTGTCGCCGACGAAGCGCGTCGTGACGACGGCCTTGCCCGGCCCGTCGGAGCGCACCTCGACGATCTCGATCGCGAGGGGCCGCAGGCGCTTGAAGTGCGCCCAGCGCAGCTGGCCCGTCATGTTCGCGTAGAAGTCGGCGTACGCAGATTCCGTGCGGAAGTACGCGCCGAGCTTCGGGTCCATGAACGTGTTGCGGTCGTTGAAACGGCGCAGCGCGAGGCGCGAATAGAAGCCGTGCGCGTACGCGAAGAAGTCGGTGAGATCCGCGGCGCTCGTCTCGACGAGGCCCTGACTCAGGTCGGGCCCCGCCGGCTTCGCCACCTCGGGGCCCGGCCGCACCCAGGCGGTCGCCTTGCGCCAAGTCGCGCATCCCGCGAGCGGCGTGAGGCTCAGGGCGATCAGCAGGACTGCGAGTTTCTTCATGTGCGTTTCGCCCTCTTCGCCGCGAGCTGCTCGGCCGCCGCCTGCGCCGCCGCGAGCCGGGCCACCGGCACGCGGAAGGGCGAGCACGACACGTAGTCGAAACCCAGCCGCGCGCAGAAGCGCACGCTCTTGGGATCCCCTCCGTGCTCGCCGCAGATGCCCACCTTGAGATCGCCGCGCACGCGCCGACCGTTCTCGAGACCGATGCGCATCAGCGCGCCAATGCCCTCTTCGTCGACGGATACGAACGGGTCGTCCGTGAGAATTCCGCGGTCGACGTAGTCGGGCAGG belongs to Deltaproteobacteria bacterium and includes:
- a CDS encoding ABC transporter ATP-binding protein, which codes for MERETVVRVSGLVKDFRPGLGLRKKRVLHGIDLEVKRGELFGFIGPNGAGKTTTLKILMGLIRATAGEASILGHDVRETAFREHIGFAPEAPYFYDFLTGAEILDFYAKLCAVPAQRRRERVREVLAQVGLAHAADARLRTYSKGMLQRIGIAQAIVHDPSVVFLDEPMSGLDPVGRKEIRDLVAQLSAGGKTIFMNTHILSDVESLCDRVAIIVQGRIAYQGVLDGALPSGEREVEATFSALSPELAEEAESRFEAKLSGRGERVTLRVAHKHVSELVQVALARGAILEELEPVRADLESLFLDAVAGKIPGGAK
- a CDS encoding prepilin-type N-terminal cleavage/methylation domain-containing protein, with translation MKMRRDRGFTLIELIVVVAVIGTLATVAIPILRGQQLRAKRAEGLTNLEALSKTAKAFFGETGNVPTVPGAGWPPPPINPIPTAWTPGSTAAFSQLGWRPEGDVRYRYDFDSNAECPCTTCFTIVAYSNLDGDLWPGGIGYFHADNATGAPCPTNITGWFPPLDGGGNPIYDQVAVWPKLGPTDDY
- a CDS encoding prepilin-type N-terminal cleavage/methylation domain-containing protein, whose amino-acid sequence is MRKLHSRKGGFTLIELMIVVAIIGILAAIAIPNFLQFQLRSKTSEGKTNLAGIRTAEESYAAELDTYVGAVAHPRPAPDNQKVTWTLPALGFDTIGWAPEGNVYFVYDVVSGATTDYLATATSDIDFDGTTAEWIVGKDVANPGATMAGPGPLCAASAQGQVSVCEANNVF
- a CDS encoding prepilin-type N-terminal cleavage/methylation domain-containing protein, whose amino-acid sequence is MRRHDQAGGFTLIELMIVVAIVGTLAAIAIPSFLQFQLRSKTAEGAMNLAAIRAAEETYRAAADVYVAAAVLPRADAALGGTTAPWPAIAPGFDQLGFSPEGEVRFNYTVVTGANMFLATAKSDLDDDNNTRIFDVGQSTNGVPPGGCGGPGQVALCTPNNVY
- a CDS encoding 3'-5' exonuclease; translation: MADFAFAFLDCEFGGLDPELHDITEIGVILTDDRLAESVEREWKVIARAERITPSSIEISGYDAAVWAKEAVPVRQALTELAAMLPKNCKIVPAGQNVRMDVAFLERAYKNCGIAWPFDYHVIDLATLFYAWSLVAGEKVEALSLRQAATRAGLAQNKVAHRALADARLTLETFRHYVGRLSLRELREEAPLPL
- a CDS encoding sigma-70 family RNA polymerase sigma factor, with the translated sequence MALGDEALFDGLRAGSEAHFNVLYDRYFARIYSYLALRVRSRADAEELTQEVFTAVFRSASGYGDSSSPLSWIYGIARNTALSYVRRQQAESAKEERMLRGVAVLPASPEWTFTPEERVREERLSAEIERRMGTLAPCQLDAFRLRHLEDLTIEEISRRTQRSADAVRSGLYRAKRMLFDAAEIEGGDE
- a CDS encoding sigma-70 family RNA polymerase sigma factor, with product MFTSESPERSPSSSTNRSATPKRSAAPSRPSRRRNVAWESDSELVAHILAGSRAHFEMLYEAYFPRVYRFALKRMRDAGEAEDVTQEVFVTVFRALRSYQGNSSLLVWIFGIARNKVNRRFRGARPWMESIDPETFHAASPDAPADEQVQARILLPQCEEAIEHRLTPLQRRIFHLKHLRRQSIRSIAEALGKSEDAVKANLYRMRRAIAQAAPGLEQVLRA